The Terriglobales bacterium DNA window CGCCTTTCCCGTGAGCGACCGGCTGACTCTGAATTATTGGGTGGTGAATGGCACCAACCAGGTGGAAGCTACCAATGGCTTCAAGGATCAGCTCTTTGGCTTCACCGCTAAGCCGCACAAGACTGTGACCTGGACGCTGAACTACTACTTCGGCCAGGATCATCCCGATCGCGCCGTAGTCCCTCCGACTAGTCCCATTCCGGTCCAGCCGGATCTCAGCTTTGAAGCCATCCGCCCCGCACCCGATGGGCGAACCCATATCTTCGACAGCTACGTCAGCTGGCAGGCAACGCCCAAGTTGACGGTAGCTCTTGAGGGAGACTATTTAGTGCAGCGCCTGTGGAAAAATGCCGCACCGGGTCAATCCTCGGCTCCTTCTCATACCGATGGCGGCGCCGCTTACGTCCGATACCAGTTCACGCCCAGAATCGCGCTTGCTAGCCGAGCCGAGTACATGTCTGATCGCGGCGGCCTCTTCAGCGGACTAACGCAGGCGCTGAAAGAAAATACTGTCACCTTCGAATACAAAATGGCGGATGGATTTCTTATGCGTTACGAATGGCGGCGTGACTTCTCCAATCAGCCTTCCTTCCTCACCGACGTTCAAGGCGTTCTCACCAAGCAACAAAACACTGCGACCGTGGGCCTGATCTGGTGGTGGGGAGGAAAGGAAGGCTCATGGTGACGGGATTACTCATCACTCTTGTTTTGGGTTGTCATCTTGAGAGGGGAGGGTAGGCCGACCCCCGTGCGAGTCGAAAGACCTTGCGTTACTTCGCTGAGTCCGCCGCCACAAAAGCGAACGAGGGACGGCACACGCCGTCCCCTCAGATTTCGCCTCAACTAGATTTGGACACACTTAGAGCCCGGTAGTTCCCAATCGCCCTCTGTTCACCAGCCGCTTACCGCTTCTGGTGAAGCTTCCTGCGGACAGCGAATCCTAAGCCAGCGATTCCTGTTCCCAGCAGCGCCAGACTTGCCGGCTCAGGTACCGGACCCGGCTCATCCGATTTTATGGCGAAGTGATAATCGCCATCTGTTCCTGGAACGTTGAAGGAATGCACGTCAATCAGGTCGGTTTGCAGCGTTCCTTCAATCTCTGCGAAAACTCCACCCTTGTGTTGATTGTCGGGTGGTGCGCAAGTAACCGACGGCAACAAAGCGAGAGCGGCGGAGCCAGAACCAAAATAAGCGTCCAGGCTACTCAGGCCAGCAACCACAATCAGCTTATCGCTGACACCCCCTTTGTCCACGAGGGTCGCGCAGAAGGTGCCCGCATCCAGATTGTTGATCTCAATCAACGTGAAATGAACGAACTCGCCTTGAGTTTGAACGATCTGCAATCCTGGCGCATTAGTGGGATTGCCGCCAAAGTCAAGTGTCGATACTGCCGGAGGTCCGTTACCTATATCCAGAGTGATGATGCTATCCG harbors:
- a CDS encoding PEP-CTERM sorting domain-containing protein; protein product: MKLFRHLVYSLLPLVVVVGTSLTSARADSIITLDIGNGPPAVSTLDFGGNPTNAPGLQIVQTQGEFVHFTLIEINNLDAGTFCATLVDKGGVSDKLIVVAGLSSLDAYFGSGSAALALLPSVTCAPPDNQHKGGVFAEIEGTLQTDLIDVHSFNVPGTDGDYHFAIKSDEPGPVPEPASLALLGTGIAGLGFAVRRKLHQKR